The BD1-7 clade bacterium genome includes a window with the following:
- the tycC_3 gene encoding Tyrocidine synthase 3 has protein sequence MTIVSLIAQLAEQDIRLWLEDGQLRYSAPEGAMTPDVIGQIRSQKDAIMRFLAQSDASGANSIDKLDYQTGDLLPVSAAQQRLWFLQQLEPQNTAYHIHAALKLTGQLHTELLSKACAEVAGRHEILRTAYQADTRNNGQVQQQVVPYHNRPIDVINSTEASLINDLDHERCRSFDLAAGDVFRVVLLRLADDQHVFCFTIHHIAADGWSLGIFVNELITCYEALQAGMPAPLPALERQYADYAAWLNTDTQQQAQTKQLEYWQSTLQGVPNLALPLDHARSLEQGNEARYVDAVIDPTTLDALQALAKSHDATLFMVLMTAYASLLKRYCQQNDFCIGTPIAGRNAQQLEPLIGCFVNVLXMRFELDDAATFAEALAQHKTQSTAAFAHQDVPFERIVNTLVKTRDLTITPLFQTMLSLQSAEFANTRELSNFSISPIEQDSAAAQFDLKLTANEINKGMSLRFEYKTALFNTATVEQMALHFSALLKAIIANPEQRIDDIALMQDTDVTAALALDTFNATTTELPPHRLIHQAIEQQAATTPSAMAVSCDQYTLTYQALNQQANQLAHYLQQQGVTPNSAVGICLQRSSQMTVALLAVLKAGVAYVPMDPGFPAERLAFMTQELQQAAGMSVLLTDKLNAPSITAAGIATQPGLQICLLDQLELATLTTDNLALAHPQANDSLFNIIYTSGSTGTPKGVMVPHEGIFNRLQWMQKTYPLTADDKVLQKTPYSFDVSVWEFFWPLMNGASCHFAQPEEHKDPQAIAHRIQQHGITTCHFVPSMLGAFLAHSDAAACNSLKQVFCSGEALQLDHESSFFHCLPKAKLHNLYGPTEASVDVSYYPCSTHNNRASVPIGKPIDNIQLHILDKNLRPMPQGLAGELCIGGIGLAQGYLARETLTANAFVKNPYHSQGHPSERLYRTGDLVRQDDDGNLIYLGRIDHQVKIRGNRIELGDIEATIARCDGVREAVVCARGNGADQQLVGYLLTDTGADVDTATVNHALQQQLPAYMQPAALIVMDTWPLSPNGKINRNKLPDPDWQALNQTPFVAPTTDTEIRLADIWSEVLEIDQVGINDSFFALGGHSLTATAAIAKAQEAFGVEIPLKDIFQSPTINAIAAQIDNALVEQSVFTATEATDDDDDDLESFVL, from the coding sequence ATGACCATTGTATCTCTGATTGCCCAACTTGCAGAACAAGACATCCGCCTCTGGCTAGAAGACGGCCAACTGCGCTACAGTGCCCCTGAAGGTGCCATGACGCCGGATGTAATTGGCCAGATTCGCAGCCAAAAAGACGCCATTATGCGTTTTCTGGCGCAATCGGACGCCAGCGGCGCCAATAGTATCGATAAACTGGATTACCAAACCGGCGATTTACTGCCCGTATCTGCCGCCCAACAACGCTTGTGGTTTTTACAACAACTCGAGCCGCAGAACACGGCTTATCATATTCATGCCGCGTTAAAACTCACTGGCCAGTTACATACAGAGCTGCTCAGTAAAGCCTGCGCTGAAGTCGCTGGCCGTCATGAAATTTTGCGTACCGCATACCAAGCGGATACCCGTAATAATGGTCAGGTACAGCAACAAGTTGTGCCTTATCACAATCGCCCGATTGACGTCATCAACAGCACCGAAGCAAGCTTAATCAACGATCTTGATCACGAACGCTGCCGTTCATTCGATCTGGCCGCCGGCGACGTCTTTCGTGTCGTTCTGCTGCGCCTTGCTGACGACCAGCATGTATTCTGCTTTACCATCCATCATATTGCCGCAGATGGTTGGTCACTGGGTATCTTCGTCAATGAACTAATCACCTGTTATGAAGCCTTGCAAGCGGGCATGCCAGCGCCCTTGCCAGCACTGGAACGCCAATATGCCGATTATGCCGCGTGGCTCAATACGGATACCCAACAGCAGGCACAGACAAAACAACTCGAATATTGGCAATCAACATTACAGGGCGTACCTAACCTAGCCTTGCCGTTGGATCATGCACGATCACTGGAGCAAGGCAATGAAGCGCGCTACGTTGACGCAGTAATTGATCCAACAACACTCGATGCCTTACAGGCACTAGCGAAGTCGCACGATGCGACCCTGTTTATGGTGTTAATGACCGCCTATGCCAGCTTGCTGAAACGCTACTGCCAACAAAACGACTTTTGTATCGGCACTCCCATCGCCGGCCGTAACGCTCAACAGCTTGAACCCTTGATTGGCTGTTTTGTGAATGTGTTAGNCATGCGTTTTGAATTGGATGACGCAGCTACTTTCGCAGAAGCCCTAGCGCAGCACAAAACGCAGAGCACCGCTGCGTTTGCGCATCAAGACGTACCTTTCGAACGAATTGTGAACACACTGGTAAAAACCCGTGATTTGACCATTACGCCACTCTTCCAAACGATGTTATCCCTACAAAGTGCCGAATTTGCCAATACCCGCGAACTCAGCAACTTCAGTATAAGCCCGATTGAGCAAGACAGCGCCGCCGCTCAGTTTGACTTGAAGCTCACCGCCAATGAAATCAACAAAGGTATGAGCCTACGTTTTGAATACAAAACTGCGTTGTTTAATACCGCAACGGTTGAACAAATGGCGCTGCACTTTAGTGCATTACTTAAAGCAATTATTGCCAACCCGGAACAGCGCATCGACGATATCGCCCTGATGCAAGATACCGATGTCACCGCGGCCCTGGCACTTGATACCTTTAACGCCACAACCACAGAATTACCACCTCACCGACTAATACATCAGGCAATCGAACAACAAGCTGCGACAACACCTTCAGCAATGGCCGTCAGCTGCGATCAATACACACTGACGTATCAGGCACTCAACCAGCAAGCCAATCAACTTGCCCATTATTTGCAACAACAAGGCGTAACGCCCAATAGCGCCGTTGGCATCTGCCTGCAACGCAGCAGCCAAATGACCGTTGCCCTGCTGGCCGTTTTGAAAGCCGGTGTGGCGTATGTTCCGATGGATCCGGGGTTTCCCGCCGAACGCTTGGCGTTTATGACGCAGGAGCTTCAACAAGCCGCGGGGATGAGCGTATTGCTCACAGATAAGCTCAACGCGCCATCGATCACCGCCGCAGGCATCGCTACACAACCGGGATTACAGATATGCCTGCTGGATCAACTCGAGCTCGCTACCCTCACTACTGATAACCTTGCATTGGCGCACCCACAAGCGAACGACAGCTTGTTTAATATTATCTACACCTCTGGCTCTACCGGCACGCCCAAAGGTGTAATGGTGCCCCATGAAGGCATCTTCAATCGCTTGCAGTGGATGCAAAAAACCTACCCGCTAACGGCCGACGACAAAGTCCTGCAAAAAACACCTTATAGCTTCGACGTCTCCGTATGGGAGTTTTTCTGGCCTCTAATGAACGGCGCCAGCTGCCATTTTGCCCAACCGGAAGAACACAAAGACCCGCAAGCAATTGCTCACCGCATCCAGCAGCACGGTATCACCACCTGCCATTTTGTGCCCTCAATGCTGGGCGCGTTTTTAGCACACAGTGATGCTGCAGCTTGCAACAGCCTGAAGCAGGTCTTTTGTTCTGGCGAAGCGTTGCAACTGGATCATGAAAGCAGCTTCTTCCATTGTTTGCCTAAGGCCAAATTACACAATTTATACGGCCCCACAGAAGCCTCAGTCGATGTTTCTTACTACCCTTGCTCCACACACAATAACCGCGCTAGTGTGCCGATTGGCAAACCCATCGATAACATCCAACTACATATATTGGATAAAAACCTGCGCCCGATGCCACAAGGCTTGGCGGGTGAATTATGCATCGGCGGCATTGGGCTTGCCCAAGGTTACTTGGCGCGAGAAACACTAACAGCCAACGCTTTTGTTAAAAACCCCTACCATTCGCAAGGGCATCCAAGTGAAAGGCTTTATCGCACTGGCGACTTAGTTCGCCAAGATGATGACGGAAACCTGATCTATTTAGGCCGTATTGATCATCAAGTGAAGATTCGCGGCAACCGTATTGAGCTCGGCGATATCGAAGCCACTATCGCACGCTGCGATGGCGTGCGCGAGGCAGTTGTTTGTGCTCGTGGTAACGGTGCTGATCAACAATTGGTTGGCTATCTACTTACCGATACAGGTGCTGACGTCGATACAGCGACCGTTAACCATGCACTGCAACAACAACTACCTGCTTATATGCAGCCGGCAGCTCTGATCGTTATGGATACCTGGCCGCTCAGCCCTAACGGAAAAATTAACCGTAACAAGCTACCAGATCCTGATTGGCAGGCTCTCAATCAAACACCGTTTGTTGCCCCAACAACCGACACCGAAATCCGGTTAGCCGACATCTGGTCTGAAGTCCTTGAAATCGACCAAGTGGGCATCAATGACAGCTTCTTCGCACTCGGTGGCCACTCGCTTACCGCCACGGCAGCCATTGCCAAAGCACAAGAAGCCTTTGGCGTAGAGATTCCGTTGAAGGATATTTTCCAGAGCCCAACTATCAACGCCATCGCCGCACAAATCGACAATGCACTGGTCGAGCAATCTGTTTTCACTGCGACAGAAGCCACCGATGACGACGATGATGATCTGGAAAGCTTCGTGCTTTAA
- a CDS encoding putative NTE family protein — MTRVIDTERKPAEKTVSLVLGSGGARGLAHIGVIQCLHEMGYIIGSVSGSSIGSVIGGVYAAGKLKDFELWMRKMSRSEILSMMDFTWQKGGLVKGDKVINAMIEMVGDIHIEDLAIPYTAVAADIENHKEVWFQRGPLFEAIRASVSLPLLMTPQIINDRILIDGGVLNPVPIAPTFGDHTDIKLAVNLAGHSDLRQERAQIEQRSYEHLDSKDSNPITQLLERFQKPSEQKHKFEDWGVTDVTNQAFDAMQTSIARQKLAAYPPDITIEIPRNLAKIMEFDRANELIEYGYMRAHETLDAYILT; from the coding sequence ATGACAAGGGTCATTGACACCGAACGTAAACCGGCTGAAAAAACCGTCTCATTGGTTTTAGGCAGTGGCGGTGCCCGTGGCTTGGCCCATATCGGGGTTATCCAGTGTTTGCATGAGATGGGCTACATCATCGGATCAGTCTCCGGTAGCTCGATTGGCAGTGTAATCGGTGGTGTTTACGCGGCCGGTAAATTAAAAGATTTCGAATTGTGGATGCGCAAAATGTCACGCAGTGAAATCCTATCTATGATGGATTTCACTTGGCAGAAAGGCGGCCTTGTTAAAGGTGATAAGGTTATTAATGCCATGATTGAAATGGTCGGGGATATCCATATCGAAGATCTTGCCATTCCCTACACAGCCGTGGCCGCTGATATTGAAAATCATAAAGAAGTTTGGTTTCAACGCGGGCCGCTGTTCGAAGCAATTCGCGCATCGGTTTCATTACCCTTATTAATGACCCCCCAAATTATCAATGATCGCATCCTGATCGATGGTGGTGTTTTGAATCCCGTTCCCATCGCACCAACTTTTGGTGATCACACGGATATCAAATTGGCGGTTAACTTGGCCGGGCACTCAGATTTACGCCAGGAACGCGCCCAAATCGAACAACGCAGCTATGAACACCTCGACAGCAAAGATTCAAACCCCATCACCCAGCTGCTAGAACGCTTTCAGAAACCTTCGGAACAGAAACACAAATTCGAGGACTGGGGCGTTACCGACGTAACCAACCAAGCGTTTGACGCAATGCAAACCAGCATTGCGCGCCAAAAACTGGCAGCCTACCCACCCGACATCACGATTGAGATCCCGCGAAACCTTGCCAAAATCATGGAATTCGATCGAGCGAATGAATTGATCGAATATGGCTATATGCGTGCACATGAAACGCTAGATGCCTACATACTCACCTAA
- the tycC_2 gene encoding Tyrocidine synthase 3, translating into MQIVDLINQLNARDIRLWVEQDQLRFNAPKGALTDTLLADLRAHKTDLVEFLQSAQAANQQRNELPIVDYSTPQPLSYPQARIWLIDTLTPNNPALHLQSFFEMRGALDAQALEDTLNTIIDRHGILRSAYINTTEGIRQKIIDNPGLKLSRVNVDANITDAETLIQHLNKNNGEGKPLKTDEPTFNLENGEVCWARLFCLSNNHYLLQCCIHHIATDGWSMPLIATEIAELYPIIAEHTRTQANGQTHEEKQTLIAEAALRVLPPLSHQYADFAHWQHAQPADKSALSFWHQALEGTSNLALPPMSARAPSNHNHNNNIAAGQSLLVSIDATRTKALNQLAQQQGATLFMVLKALFSTLLYRTCQQTRFCIGTPVAGRAASQLEPMVGCFINLLPLVAQNAPNQTFNALLEQTKNHCQQALAHQQLSFEALVQSLQRPPSTDTTPIFQALFALQNVPFDQATQLPGLRINAIEAPVTGALYDLSLLANEWQDSIQLSFNYKTARISQPVMQRWADAFIRLLDQVLANPHCQIDHLRLLSNDEQTWQSTPAETHFNAPRHTRWQGQSLAGLFTDRCHKTPDAIALQTDTTTITYAELDRRSATLAQNLQQALDALPSDEQPAKQPRLAIRLKRSEWLVTTILACSRVGICYVPFEASYPTARLIKMADIADIDAVLEDDNDAPPIQGLAPRTLFLNDLIAPVKSDTTLNSRYGGPLHNLIFTSGSTGDPKGVMVPESAIVNRLMWMQEYLATNPKDRILQKTPYSFDVSVWEIWLPLISGATCVIAKDGGHQDAEYLATLINQAEITTCHFVPSMLAVLTRHLAQSATPEMPSLQHLVCSGETLTFPQVQETSAQLPNTQIHNLYGPTEAAIDVTFHPVDSSTQATAIGTPVDNCELYVLDQHLQPLPKGCVGDIAIGGVQLASGYTNRSDLTADHFIDNPFNSGEKLYLTGDKGLFSESGELVYYGRDDRQVKINGFRVELEDIEKSINACPTVRQAAVIRHTLPSGLHQLVGYLQWHKGTSGKNATSGSETEKIDALKTWLGDQLPSWMLPQRWIAIDHWPLTTSGKLDLKSLPRVDSDISQPAYVAPRNAIETTLAEIWQEVLDIKQVGIYDDFFALGGHSLLAANAWVQVQARFDVNIALIELFQQPTIATIARAIQQALQDAEIKRKMSITGELSDDDEEITL; encoded by the coding sequence ATGCAGATTGTTGATCTGATCAACCAACTCAATGCCCGGGATATACGGCTTTGGGTCGAGCAAGACCAACTAAGGTTCAATGCACCGAAAGGCGCATTAACGGATACGTTATTGGCCGACTTACGCGCCCATAAAACCGATTTGGTCGAGTTTCTGCAATCCGCGCAAGCCGCTAATCAGCAGCGTAACGAATTGCCGATTGTTGACTATTCAACACCGCAACCTTTGTCGTATCCACAAGCCAGAATCTGGTTAATCGACACCCTGACCCCGAACAACCCTGCCCTGCATCTACAAAGCTTTTTCGAGATGCGCGGTGCGCTAGACGCTCAGGCGCTGGAAGATACCCTAAACACCATTATCGATCGACACGGTATTTTGCGCAGCGCCTACATCAACACCACTGAGGGTATTCGTCAGAAAATTATCGATAACCCAGGCCTTAAGTTATCACGGGTTAATGTGGATGCTAACATCACCGATGCCGAAACACTGATCCAACACCTGAACAAAAATAACGGTGAAGGTAAGCCCCTTAAAACTGACGAGCCCACCTTTAATCTTGAGAATGGTGAAGTATGCTGGGCACGTCTCTTTTGCTTATCCAATAACCACTACCTGCTGCAGTGTTGTATTCACCATATCGCTACTGACGGTTGGTCAATGCCACTTATTGCGACCGAAATCGCAGAGCTTTATCCGATCATCGCTGAACACACACGTACTCAAGCAAACGGCCAAACGCACGAAGAAAAGCAAACATTAATAGCTGAAGCAGCACTGCGCGTTTTACCACCACTTTCGCACCAGTATGCCGATTTCGCCCACTGGCAACATGCTCAGCCAGCAGACAAAAGTGCGTTAAGTTTCTGGCATCAAGCTCTTGAAGGAACCAGCAACCTCGCACTGCCGCCGATGTCAGCCCGTGCACCAAGCAATCACAATCACAACAACAACATCGCCGCGGGCCAGAGTCTGCTGGTTAGTATCGATGCAACACGCACCAAGGCGTTAAACCAGCTAGCGCAACAACAAGGAGCAACCCTGTTCATGGTGCTCAAGGCACTATTTAGCACGCTGCTCTATCGTACATGCCAGCAAACGCGTTTTTGCATAGGTACTCCGGTTGCAGGCCGAGCCGCGTCGCAGTTGGAGCCCATGGTCGGTTGTTTCATTAATTTACTTCCTCTGGTTGCCCAGAATGCACCCAATCAAACCTTCAATGCATTGTTAGAGCAGACAAAAAATCACTGCCAGCAAGCGCTAGCGCATCAACAACTAAGCTTTGAAGCGTTAGTACAATCGTTACAACGGCCACCATCAACCGATACCACACCGATATTCCAAGCGTTATTTGCGTTGCAGAACGTACCTTTTGACCAAGCAACCCAGCTGCCCGGCCTCCGTATCAATGCCATCGAAGCACCAGTAACTGGCGCGCTCTATGACTTAAGCCTGCTCGCCAACGAGTGGCAAGACAGCATTCAACTGTCGTTCAATTACAAAACAGCGCGCATCAGCCAGCCCGTGATGCAGCGATGGGCAGACGCCTTTATTCGCTTGCTCGATCAAGTTTTAGCAAACCCGCATTGTCAGATCGACCACCTTCGCCTGCTCAGCAACGATGAACAAACCTGGCAATCGACCCCGGCCGAGACCCATTTTAATGCACCACGACACACTCGCTGGCAAGGGCAAAGCTTGGCGGGTTTATTCACCGATCGATGCCACAAAACACCCGATGCCATCGCCTTGCAAACGGATACAACAACAATAACCTATGCCGAACTCGATCGGCGCTCCGCAACACTGGCCCAGAATTTACAACAAGCTTTAGATGCGCTGCCCTCAGATGAACAACCGGCGAAACAACCTCGCTTGGCAATACGCCTCAAGCGCAGTGAATGGCTAGTAACCACGATTTTGGCTTGCAGTCGCGTCGGCATTTGTTATGTGCCATTTGAAGCCAGTTATCCCACTGCCAGACTCATCAAAATGGCCGATATTGCGGATATTGATGCGGTACTCGAAGACGATAACGACGCGCCCCCCATTCAAGGGCTTGCTCCCCGCACCCTATTTCTCAATGACTTGATTGCGCCCGTAAAAAGCGACACCACGCTAAATAGCCGTTACGGTGGTCCTCTCCACAATCTGATTTTCACCTCTGGCTCCACCGGCGACCCTAAGGGCGTTATGGTGCCTGAATCCGCCATCGTAAATCGATTAATGTGGATGCAGGAATACCTGGCAACCAACCCCAAAGATCGGATACTGCAGAAGACACCTTACAGTTTTGACGTATCAGTTTGGGAAATCTGGCTGCCGCTAATCAGCGGTGCGACCTGTGTTATTGCGAAAGATGGCGGCCATCAGGATGCCGAATACCTGGCCACGCTGATCAACCAGGCAGAGATAACCACCTGCCACTTTGTGCCGTCGATGTTGGCCGTGCTTACTCGTCATCTTGCGCAGTCAGCCACCCCAGAAATGCCTTCACTGCAGCATTTAGTGTGTTCGGGTGAGACACTGACATTCCCGCAAGTACAGGAAACCAGCGCGCAGCTGCCCAACACACAAATTCATAACCTGTATGGCCCAACCGAAGCGGCCATTGACGTCACCTTTCACCCGGTAGATTCAAGTACACAGGCAACTGCTATTGGCACGCCTGTGGATAACTGCGAACTGTACGTTCTGGATCAGCATCTACAGCCATTGCCCAAAGGCTGCGTCGGAGACATAGCCATCGGCGGTGTGCAATTAGCATCCGGATACACAAATCGCAGCGATCTGACGGCTGACCACTTTATCGACAACCCCTTCAATTCCGGCGAAAAGCTCTATCTGACCGGGGACAAAGGCCTCTTCAGCGAGTCTGGCGAACTGGTCTATTACGGCCGAGATGATCGACAAGTAAAAATTAATGGCTTTCGTGTCGAGCTGGAGGATATCGAAAAAAGCATCAATGCCTGCCCGACTGTTCGTCAGGCCGCAGTTATTCGCCATACATTGCCCTCCGGCTTGCATCAATTGGTCGGTTACCTTCAGTGGCACAAGGGCACATCCGGAAAGAATGCAACATCAGGCTCCGAGACAGAAAAAATTGACGCACTGAAAACCTGGCTCGGAGATCAATTACCCAGCTGGATGCTGCCGCAGCGTTGGATCGCTATTGATCACTGGCCGCTGACCACCAGTGGAAAACTGGATCTTAAATCCCTGCCCCGTGTGGATTCCGACATCAGTCAACCGGCCTACGTGGCACCGCGGAACGCCATCGAAACCACCCTGGCAGAAATCTGGCAGGAAGTATTAGACATCAAACAAGTCGGCATTTACGATGACTTCTTTGCGCTCGGTGGCCACTCACTGCTGGCTGCCAATGCCTGGGTACAGGTACAGGCACGCTTTGACGTTAACATTGCCTTGATCGAATTGTTCCAACAGCCTACCATCGCAACCATTGCCCGTGCCATCCAGCAGGCACTACAAGATGCTGAAATAAAAAGAAAAATGAGCATCACCGGTGAACTGAGTGATGACGATGAGGAAATCACCTTATGA
- the nrdB gene encoding Ribonucleoside-diphosphate reductase subunit beta — MLSWEDYNETEETAKAAKKAASEPAAPANEANPASAEAPQPVSAAATVTKEPQTAEAEYSVEATPSMATAKAAIDRLDVAPGLEELEMGAQRVQVDQKAMINCRADLNQLVPFKYDWAWQKYLDGCANHWMPQEVNMTADVALWKAKEGLTDDERCIVMRGLGYFSTADSLVANNLVLAIYRLITNPECRQYILRQAFEEAIHTHAYQYCVESLGMDEGEVFNMYREVPSIAGKAAWSLKHTQSLSDPTFNTGTPEDDQELLRNLIAFYVVTEGIFFYCGFTQILSMGRRNKMTGVAEQFQYILRDESMHLNFGIDIINQIKLENPTLWTEAFQQEVIQMVLEGTELEIRFAQESMPRGVLGMNSAMMEEYLHFIANRRLVQIGLPEQFPGAKNPFPWMSEIMDLRKEKNFFETRVIEYQTGGALNW; from the coding sequence ATGTTAAGTTGGGAAGACTATAACGAAACGGAAGAAACAGCAAAAGCCGCCAAGAAGGCAGCATCTGAACCAGCTGCGCCAGCGAACGAAGCTAACCCTGCATCGGCAGAAGCACCACAGCCTGTATCTGCTGCTGCAACTGTAACTAAAGAGCCACAAACAGCAGAGGCAGAGTACTCTGTCGAAGCCACTCCATCGATGGCAACAGCCAAAGCGGCTATCGATAGATTGGATGTCGCCCCAGGCCTGGAAGAGTTGGAAATGGGTGCCCAACGTGTTCAGGTTGACCAAAAAGCCATGATCAACTGTCGTGCCGATCTCAACCAGTTGGTGCCATTCAAATACGATTGGGCTTGGCAGAAATATCTGGATGGCTGTGCCAACCATTGGATGCCTCAAGAAGTTAACATGACAGCAGACGTCGCCCTATGGAAAGCCAAAGAAGGCCTGACAGACGACGAACGTTGCATTGTTATGCGCGGTCTCGGCTACTTCTCAACCGCAGACTCTTTGGTTGCAAACAACTTAGTATTAGCGATTTATCGCCTCATTACTAACCCAGAGTGCCGTCAATACATTCTGCGTCAGGCGTTCGAAGAAGCCATTCATACCCATGCTTATCAGTACTGCGTCGAGTCACTGGGCATGGACGAAGGTGAAGTCTTCAATATGTACCGCGAGGTTCCATCCATAGCGGGTAAAGCGGCTTGGAGCCTCAAGCACACCCAATCGCTGTCGGACCCAACGTTCAACACCGGCACCCCTGAAGATGATCAAGAATTGCTGCGTAACCTGATTGCCTTCTACGTCGTCACCGAAGGCATCTTTTTCTATTGTGGCTTCACCCAGATTCTATCGATGGGTCGCCGTAATAAAATGACTGGGGTTGCTGAACAGTTCCAATACATTCTACGTGACGAATCCATGCACCTGAACTTTGGCATCGATATCATTAACCAGATCAAATTGGAAAACCCAACGCTATGGACCGAAGCGTTTCAACAAGAAGTTATTCAGATGGTTCTTGAAGGCACTGAATTGGAAATCCGCTTTGCCCAAGAAAGCATGCCACGCGGCGTACTTGGTATGAATTCAGCGATGATGGAAGAATACCTGCACTTCATCGCAAACCGTCGCCTAGTACAGATCGGCTTGCCAGAGCAGTTCCCAGGTGCGAAGAATCCATTCCCATGGATGAGTGAGATTATGGATCTGCGCAAAGAAAAGAACTTCTTTGAAACGCGTGTTATCGAATACCAAACAGGTGGCGCACTAAATTGGTAA
- a CDS encoding NADH oxidase, with product MSELIDKCFSPAKINSLELRNRVIKAATFEGKTPDAVPTERLIDFHMGIAEGGTAMTTLAYCGAEADGRLAANMMYMGEYIRDPLTSMIQRIQSTGCKVSGQLAHCGGFSKNKELTKRRPKGPSFTLNMLGAPYGMFFAGGMNAADMEDFVSAYTEAAIFMKSVGFDCIELHFGHGYGLSQFISPLTNRRKDEYGGSLTNRMRMPLRVLDAVRRAVGDDFPIIGKISLTDGVRGGINYDDAVEIASMLDKAGIDGIVTSGGTSSFNPMLMFRGDNMSKTMLEYEKNPMMRLVLRALGNSFFRNYPYEETYFLEQAKRVRDKVDTNVIYIGGVSTNESIEKVMGAGFDFIQLGRTLIADPSFVKNASADLNYKNPCTHCNQCVGLIDSPEGTHCVLPSAMPGTLKTG from the coding sequence ATGTCTGAGCTAATCGACAAGTGTTTTTCACCGGCAAAGATCAATTCGCTAGAATTGCGTAACCGCGTAATTAAAGCGGCCACTTTCGAGGGCAAAACCCCCGACGCCGTGCCCACAGAACGCCTGATTGACTTTCATATGGGTATTGCCGAAGGCGGCACCGCCATGACAACGCTGGCCTATTGTGGTGCCGAAGCTGATGGACGACTGGCAGCCAACATGATGTATATGGGCGAGTATATTCGTGACCCTCTCACCAGCATGATTCAACGCATCCAATCGACCGGCTGCAAAGTATCCGGGCAGTTAGCCCATTGTGGTGGGTTTTCCAAAAACAAAGAACTCACCAAACGCCGCCCTAAAGGGCCGTCCTTCACATTAAATATGCTGGGTGCTCCTTATGGTATGTTTTTCGCCGGCGGAATGAACGCCGCTGATATGGAAGACTTTGTCAGCGCCTATACCGAGGCTGCCATCTTCATGAAATCGGTAGGATTCGACTGCATTGAACTGCATTTTGGCCACGGTTATGGCTTAAGCCAATTTATCAGTCCACTAACCAATCGCCGAAAGGATGAATACGGCGGCTCACTGACCAACCGTATGCGCATGCCGTTACGTGTACTCGACGCCGTGCGCAGAGCCGTAGGCGATGACTTTCCTATTATCGGCAAAATCAGCCTGACTGACGGCGTACGCGGTGGCATCAATTATGACGATGCCGTTGAAATCGCATCCATGCTTGATAAAGCAGGCATCGACGGCATAGTCACTTCAGGCGGCACTAGCTCATTTAACCCCATGCTGATGTTCCGCGGCGACAATATGTCCAAAACCATGTTGGAGTACGAAAAAAACCCAATGATGCGCTTGGTTCTGCGGGCACTTGGCAATAGCTTCTTCCGCAACTATCCCTATGAAGAGACTTACTTTCTGGAACAAGCCAAACGTGTTCGAGATAAAGTCGACACCAATGTTATTTACATTGGCGGAGTTAGCACGAATGAAAGCATTGAAAAAGTGATGGGCGCAGGATTCGACTTTATTCAGCTCGGCCGCACATTGATTGCGGACCCAAGCTTTGTCAAAAATGCCAGTGCTGATCTAAATTACAAAAATCCATGCACACACTGTAATCAGTGTGTCGGCTTGATCGACTCGCCGGAGGGCACACACTGCGTGCTACCCAGCGCAATGCCGGGCACATTAAAAACAGGTTAA